One part of the Streptomyces sp. NBC_00286 genome encodes these proteins:
- a CDS encoding alpha/beta fold hydrolase has product MGDAELAEAPADRVSTRLRIAHVYATRRELYAAKVEGDTYRFGEYELDTARHQLRRAGEPVHVEPRALNLLCHLVERRDRVVSKNELLDEVWGDRFVSEAALTTALRTVRLAVGDTGSEQRLIRTVHRRGYQFVAPVTVVEAGPPAGSDLGSGIEATTAGGSDGTGRQTIRFCRADDGTRIAYATVGSGPPLLKAANWLTHLDLEWMSPVWSHWLGGLARNRQLVRYDERGCGLSDWAVPSFTFDDWVDDLESVVEAAGLDRFPLLGVSQGGAVAVAYAARRPERVSRLILAGAYARGRQIRAQNETEREEADLDLDLARVGWIHQDPSFLRVFASQFLPEGTPGDWEEFSDFQRRTTSPANGVRFLEEFARIDVSDIAHRVECPTLIIHSRDDGRVPASQASELAALIPDSRLVLLKSRNHLLTAFEPAWDEFLSHIDAFLAE; this is encoded by the coding sequence GTGGGCGATGCCGAGCTGGCTGAAGCACCTGCCGACCGGGTGTCGACACGCCTGCGGATCGCTCATGTGTACGCCACCAGAAGGGAGTTGTACGCTGCGAAGGTGGAGGGGGACACATATCGCTTTGGGGAGTACGAGCTGGACACGGCTCGTCATCAGCTCCGCCGGGCCGGCGAGCCGGTCCACGTCGAGCCCCGGGCCCTGAACCTGCTGTGCCACCTGGTCGAGCGCCGGGACCGGGTGGTGTCGAAGAACGAGCTGCTGGACGAGGTGTGGGGTGACCGCTTTGTCAGCGAGGCGGCCCTCACCACGGCGCTGCGGACCGTGCGGTTGGCCGTGGGCGACACCGGCAGCGAGCAGCGACTGATCCGCACGGTGCACCGGCGGGGATATCAGTTCGTGGCCCCGGTGACGGTGGTCGAGGCCGGTCCGCCCGCCGGGTCCGATCTGGGATCCGGCATTGAGGCGACAACAGCGGGTGGGTCGGATGGCACGGGACGTCAGACCATCCGGTTCTGCCGGGCCGACGACGGTACCCGCATCGCCTATGCCACCGTCGGCTCGGGCCCGCCGTTGCTCAAGGCGGCCAACTGGCTGACCCATCTCGACCTCGAGTGGATGAGCCCGGTGTGGTCGCACTGGCTGGGCGGTCTCGCCCGCAACCGCCAACTGGTCCGCTACGACGAGCGGGGTTGCGGCCTCTCGGACTGGGCCGTGCCCAGCTTCACGTTCGACGACTGGGTCGACGACCTCGAGAGCGTGGTCGAGGCCGCGGGGCTCGATCGCTTCCCTCTGCTCGGGGTGTCCCAGGGTGGTGCGGTGGCGGTCGCCTATGCCGCGCGCCGTCCCGAGCGGGTCAGCCGGCTGATCCTCGCCGGGGCGTACGCCCGAGGACGGCAGATCCGGGCACAGAACGAGACCGAGCGCGAGGAGGCGGACCTCGACCTGGATCTGGCCCGGGTGGGGTGGATCCACCAGGACCCCAGCTTCCTGCGGGTCTTCGCCTCCCAGTTCCTGCCCGAGGGCACGCCGGGGGACTGGGAGGAGTTCAGCGACTTCCAGCGGCGGACGACCTCGCCGGCCAACGGGGTTCGCTTCCTGGAGGAGTTCGCCCGGATCGACGTGTCCGACATCGCTCACCGGGTGGAGTGTCCGACGTTGATCATTCATTCGCGTGACGACGGGCGGGTGCCGGCCTCGCAGGCCAGTGAGCTGGCCGCTCTCATTCCCGACAGTCGGCTGGTCCTGCTCAAGAGCCGTAATCACCTGCTCACCGCGTTCGAGCCGGCCTGGGACGAGTTCCTGTCCCACATCGACGCCTTCCTGGCCGAGTGA
- a CDS encoding sensor histidine kinase, producing the protein MTTARRHGSLAVNLVLLTTSVAAVAVVLTGLFAWRMIRTNAEAQGREQLSRQAEILARTPPLASVLLGREQRIAGPSGTALALVRPSGKVDGPAAAVVGTDARRTLLAGDGLSTTATLDGHEVLVEGVPARDGGGLVLAQPMSSVDEATDRMRGGLVLPLTLGLTGSAVAGALLARRLARPLTSAAATAHRLSEGERGLRVPTEGPAEVAELAAALNSLDSALAHSENRQRDFLMSVSHEIRTPLTAARGYAEALADEVITGDEVPETGRILRSEIRRLERFVGDLLALARLEADDFRLDNTEVDLNALVAEAATAWSARCARHDVDFRLERPRHPLPVTTDGFRVRQLIDGLAENALRVTPAGRPLVLALYQDDPGARLEVRDGGPGLTEEDMAIAFERGTLTDRYSGIRAVGSGLGLAIAHRLTTRLGGTITAHGPAPEGGACFTVRLPPRPGTIPPEAQTGAPDTPRTRR; encoded by the coding sequence ATGACCACCGCACGCCGCCACGGCTCCCTGGCCGTGAACCTGGTCCTGCTCACCACCTCTGTGGCAGCGGTGGCCGTTGTACTCACCGGGCTGTTCGCCTGGCGGATGATCCGTACGAACGCCGAGGCCCAGGGACGCGAACAGCTCTCCCGTCAGGCCGAGATCCTGGCCCGAACGCCTCCCCTGGCCTCCGTGCTGCTGGGCCGCGAGCAGCGGATCGCCGGCCCGAGCGGCACCGCGCTCGCCCTCGTCCGGCCCTCCGGCAAGGTGGATGGTCCGGCCGCGGCGGTCGTGGGCACCGACGCGCGCCGGACGCTGCTCGCGGGCGACGGCCTGTCCACGACCGCGACCCTCGACGGTCATGAGGTGCTGGTCGAGGGGGTTCCAGCACGCGACGGCGGCGGCCTGGTCCTCGCGCAGCCGATGAGTTCCGTCGACGAGGCCACCGACCGGATGCGCGGCGGCCTGGTGCTCCCTCTCACTCTGGGACTGACCGGCTCGGCCGTGGCCGGTGCGCTGCTGGCCAGGCGTCTGGCCAGACCGCTCACCTCGGCAGCCGCCACCGCCCACCGGCTGTCCGAGGGCGAGCGGGGACTCCGCGTCCCCACGGAGGGACCCGCCGAAGTGGCCGAACTGGCCGCCGCGCTCAACTCCCTCGACTCGGCGCTGGCCCACAGCGAGAACCGGCAGCGGGACTTCCTGATGTCCGTCTCCCACGAGATCCGCACCCCGCTGACCGCCGCACGCGGATACGCCGAGGCACTGGCCGACGAGGTGATCACGGGAGACGAGGTTCCCGAGACCGGTCGCATCCTGCGCTCCGAGATCCGGCGGCTGGAGCGGTTCGTGGGCGATCTGCTCGCCCTGGCCCGCCTCGAAGCCGACGACTTCCGGCTGGACAACACCGAGGTCGACCTGAACGCACTGGTCGCCGAGGCCGCGACCGCCTGGTCGGCCCGCTGCGCCCGCCACGACGTCGACTTCCGCCTCGAACGCCCACGGCACCCCCTGCCGGTCACCACCGACGGCTTCCGGGTACGCCAGCTCATCGACGGCCTCGCCGAGAACGCCCTGCGTGTCACCCCGGCGGGCCGCCCCCTCGTACTGGCCCTGTACCAGGACGACCCCGGAGCCCGGTTGGAGGTCCGCGACGGCGGTCCCGGCCTCACCGAGGAGGACATGGCCATCGCCTTCGAGCGCGGCACCCTCACTGACCGCTACAGCGGCATCCGGGCCGTCGGCAGCGGCCTCGGCCTGGCCATAGCCCATCGCCTGACCACCCGGCTCGGCGGCACGATCACCGCCCATGGGCCCGCCCCCGAAGGCGGCGCCTGCTTCACCGTCCGTCTGCCGCCCCGCCCCGGCACCATCCCGCCGGAGGCCCAGACCGGCGCCCCCGACACGCCCCGAACACGACGCTGA
- a CDS encoding FAD-dependent oxidoreductase, with amino-acid sequence MRERNGTTAIVIGAGMAGLVTARVLSDHVDRVTVLERDRLPQDAVTRRSVPQGRHAHVLLARGQRLLDGWFPGLVDELVQAGAVPLDAKDLVWHQAGAYRVRTDLGFLAVSMSRPLLESTVRERLLRQRSNVSLTDEAAVDRLILEGDRVAGVRVDGTEHRAELVVDCSGRNTRFPDQLAKAGFPAPEVSAVRVDTAYGTRIVRRRPDDLDGTLALVVDDPARGHRMGMMVPVEGDRWIITVGSFHGDVPPTEPDEYEDFARSLPSPVIADVLARADAFTPVLSHRMPTSRRRRVERLERTPPGFVVLGDAICSLNPVHWQGMSSAALQARALSQAVERHGPASPALAGDFYRRAARVVDVPWKIAAGADFADPRTSGPEPTGTGLVNRYLDKVLGACHTSIPVARQTLRVQNLLARPESLMTPAMALRVLLAARRSPAGVEMPAAPSARRRPTA; translated from the coding sequence ATGAGGGAGCGTAACGGCACCACCGCCATAGTCATCGGAGCGGGCATGGCGGGTCTGGTGACCGCACGGGTCCTGAGTGACCATGTCGACCGGGTGACGGTACTGGAACGGGACCGCCTGCCGCAGGACGCGGTCACGCGCAGGAGCGTTCCCCAGGGACGTCACGCCCACGTACTGCTGGCCCGCGGCCAGCGACTGCTGGACGGCTGGTTTCCGGGTCTCGTCGACGAACTGGTGCAGGCAGGTGCGGTCCCTCTCGACGCCAAGGACCTGGTGTGGCACCAGGCGGGCGCCTACCGGGTACGGACCGACCTCGGCTTTCTCGCGGTGTCGATGAGCCGGCCCCTGCTGGAGAGCACGGTCCGCGAGCGGCTCTTGCGGCAACGGTCCAACGTGTCCCTCACCGACGAGGCCGCGGTGGACCGCTTGATCCTGGAGGGCGACCGCGTGGCCGGTGTCCGGGTCGACGGAACCGAGCACCGGGCCGAGCTCGTGGTCGACTGCTCCGGCCGCAACACCCGTTTCCCCGACCAGCTGGCCAAAGCGGGATTCCCGGCACCCGAGGTCTCGGCCGTCCGCGTCGACACGGCCTACGGGACCCGGATCGTGCGGCGGCGGCCGGACGATCTCGACGGCACCCTCGCCCTCGTGGTCGACGACCCGGCCCGCGGTCACCGCATGGGCATGATGGTGCCGGTGGAGGGCGACCGGTGGATCATCACCGTGGGCTCGTTCCACGGTGATGTGCCCCCGACCGAGCCGGACGAGTACGAGGACTTCGCCCGCTCCCTGCCGTCGCCCGTGATCGCCGACGTCCTCGCCCGGGCCGATGCCTTCACGCCGGTCCTGAGCCATCGGATGCCCACCAGTCGGCGCCGCCGCGTGGAGCGGCTGGAGCGGACCCCGCCGGGGTTCGTGGTGCTGGGGGATGCCATCTGCAGCCTCAACCCCGTCCACTGGCAGGGGATGTCGTCGGCGGCCCTGCAGGCCCGGGCCCTGAGCCAGGCCGTCGAACGCCACGGCCCCGCCTCACCCGCGCTGGCGGGTGACTTCTACCGGCGGGCCGCCAGGGTGGTCGACGTGCCGTGGAAGATCGCAGCAGGGGCCGACTTCGCCGACCCGCGCACCAGCGGGCCCGAGCCGACCGGCACCGGCCTCGTCAACCGCTACCTCGACAAGGTGCTCGGGGCCTGTCACACCTCCATCCCGGTGGCCCGCCAGACTCTACGGGTGCAGAACCTGCTGGCTCGACCGGAGTCACTGATGACCCCGGCCATGGCCCTCCGGGTGCTGCTGGCTGCCCGCCGCTCCCCAGCGGGGGTCGAAATGCCCGCCGCGCCCTCGGCCCGCAGGCGGCCTACGGCCTGA